Within Desulfomonilaceae bacterium, the genomic segment TAAATAATTTGCCTCTTCTCGTCAATTCACGAATTGATTCTTTTGATGAAGTTCATGGGAAGTTTAAGACCCTGGTTTTTCAGGGGCAGTCCAAGGTTATTAATGAGAAATGCGATAACTGTGGTTTGTGCAAGAAGGTTTGTCCTGTAGATCGAGCGCTTTTTCATACTGCTTTTGATTCGAAACTATATCTTTCGAGCGAAAAATGCATAAACGCTTTAGGTATTCATTGTGAGGCCTGCGCTCAAATTTGCCCTCAAGGGGCCGTGGACTTACAGGAGAGCCGAGACATAGAAATAGAAACATCGTCTATAGCTGTTTGCAGTGGTTTTACTCCTTTTGACGCGTCACAAAAACCAAGGCTGGGATTCCAAAGAACCCCCGGTGTTTTTACTACTCTGGAAATAGACTCTTTATTGCGGAGCAACAATTTTCAACCGGTCCTGAATCAAGAAGAGCTAAAATCCATAGCGTTTGTCCAGTGTGTGGGAAGCCGCGACCCCAAATCCGGGGCAAATTACTGCTCCCAAATCTGTTGTGGTGTTTCAGTCAGACTGGCTCGTTTACTGAAAAGCAGATACCCTGATTTGGAAATCACAATTTTTTATATGGATATCCAAACATTTGAAAGACACTTTGATGAAACCATGAGACGAGCGGCCAAAGATATGACGTTCATTCGGTCCATGCCATCAGAGATACGAGCCGGGGAAAACGGAAAGCCGGAAATTGTCTATCAAGGCAATGACGACGTCAAGCAAACAGTTCCATTTGATATGATCGTGTTGAGCATTGGAATCAGACCTGCGGATCCAAATTTTCCACGAAATTTTCCTGCAATGTGGAAAAACCGTGAAGGGTTTATAGGTTCTGATGATCAAGACGTAGCTGCAGGGCATCCTGGGATTTTTGTCGCAGGAACCGCTCAAGGCCCCAAATCCATAACCAATTGCGTTTCGCAAGCAATTTTGGCGGCGTCTCAAATCAAGAGATATCTAGATAGGACGAAAAGGGGAGAATTCAAGTGAGTCAACGGGTCACAGAATCCGTTTTCCTCAGAGGAGAATACAAGTCCCGTGAAAAAGCTTCGGCTAAAGCTTTGATCCTGGGCGGTGATGAATTCGGGATACGAATAGCTGAACTCCTGAGACGAGATGGGGTCCCTTCAACACTCTTAATCCCGCCTGGCGAAACAATTCCTAAAGATTCAGGAATCGAGATTATTCAGGGCTCAATTCTTTCATCATCTGGATTTATTGGAAACTTTGATGTTTGTATCCAGGAATCGAATGATCGATATATTAGCAGGTTCTGGTTTATTGTTGCCGCGCAACCAGCGTTTAGAGCATCGAAGAACCACCTATTTTCACTGGCCGATTCAGACAAGGTATGGAGCCTTTCGGCCTTTAGGAAACATTTGGATTCAGGTGGAAAATTGCCGGAACGAAAGGGTCCTTGGCTGCATGTAGCTTTTTTTTTCGACTTAAAGGTTTCTTCGGAAATTAGTCAGTCTGAGGAGCTTCTTTCGATTCTGGATCGGCTTGAAATGTTTGACCAGGTTCAATCATATGTTTTTGTGAATAACCTTAAAGTCTCGTCGGAAGGACTTGACGCATGGTACAGGGATCATCGTAGGCGGGGTGTGGTGTTTTTCAAATTCGACTGTGATGATCCACAAATTTCTCTTAGAAACAAAGAACCGGTAATAGAATTTGTTGAGCCTCTATTAAAAGAGGAAATGGAATTAACTCCTGATCTAATGGTCCTTGACGAAATACTTGGGCCGTCGCCCTCTATCAGGCCGATCCTGGAGATGATTCCGTCCTGGCTGGCTTCAGTCCCTTATTTGCAGCCGGAATCGACAAGATTTAACGGGGTTGAAACCCAAAAAGCCGGGGTATTTGCGGTTGGTCCGGCCAGAGGTGTTTTTGATCAACGATCCTTAAAAGCCGATGTAGACGCTGTCAGAGTATCAATTCTTAAAGCGTTACCGGAATTGTCCAGTTTGATCATCAAAGAAACAGCCTTTGTTGATCGAAACAAATGCACGTTTTGTCTGACTTGCGTGAGATTGTGTCCACATGGAGCGATCGGCTTTGACGTCAGACCCGAAGTTGATCCCATATCCTGCAAAAGCTGCGGTGTTTGCGTGGTGGAGTGTCCGATGGCCGCCATAGAAATGCGGCCTGCGAATGCTGTAATGATCGAAGAACGTAAACCTGCGCCTCTGAAATTGTTCGTCTGTTCACATTCTGGGTTGCAGGCGGCTTCCAAAATCAATTCGGAGTTCTTGACGGATGTAGAAATAATTCCTCTGCCCTGCGCGGGGTCCCTAAGCCCAATCATGATGTTAGGAGCCCTTCAGGAAGGAGTGAAAGGAATTATCGTCGCCGGATGTTTTAAAGGGAACTGCGCGTCCATTTATGGCTCTGCACTAGCAGAATCCAGGGTTGCTCAGATGGTTCAGACACTCCAATCTGTGGGGATGGACAAAGTCAAAATTGAGTTCGTCTACCTCGCGGGCAACACCCCAGACCGGATAGTGGAAGCAATAACTCGAATGCAAAAATAGATCCAGCGTTAGCGCCATGTTTGGTTTACTAGCCTGAACAAGGGAACAGGATCATGAGTAAAATCAATCTCAATGAATTGGATCCAGAATTCAAACATCACGTTGCTGAACAACCAGGAGGTGAAGGCTTGAAGGCCTGTTTTGCCTGCAAAGCCTGTACAGCGGCTTGTCCTGTCCAACCATTAGAAAAACGATATGATCCCAAAAAAATTATAAGAATGGTTCTCCTTGGAATGAAAAAAGAAGTCCTGGAGAGTGATTTTATTTGGTTATGTTCTTCGTGCTACAATTGTCAGGAAGTATGTCCGCAAAATGTGCGTTTTACAGAATTGATTTACGCTATAAAAAATCTGGCGGCTAAGGAAGCGTGTGTGCCACCAGGATTGACTGCGCAACGTTCCTTTCTGAAAAAACATGGAAGACTTTATGAAGTTGGAGAATTCGAGAATGAAAAACGTCTGAAATTTGGCTTGCCTGTGATTGCAGAGCATCCTGAAGACTTTGACGCGTTATTGCCGGACCAGAATTCGGAACAGACAAATGAAAGAAACGTCACAACGTAGACTTCGTAATTTTTGAACAGGAATTCTTTTATGGAAGCCCTTCTGT encodes:
- a CDS encoding FAD-dependent oxidoreductase, producing the protein MKKEVLIVGGGITGLSLAWELSCLGVDSILVEKAPFLGGHVSQFTCKATDACQKCGACLLEDYLSRLSRINNLPLLVNSRIDSFDEVHGKFKTLVFQGQSKVINEKCDNCGLCKKVCPVDRALFHTAFDSKLYLSSEKCINALGIHCEACAQICPQGAVDLQESRDIEIETSSIAVCSGFTPFDASQKPRLGFQRTPGVFTTLEIDSLLRSNNFQPVLNQEELKSIAFVQCVGSRDPKSGANYCSQICCGVSVRLARLLKSRYPDLEITIFYMDIQTFERHFDETMRRAAKDMTFIRSMPSEIRAGENGKPEIVYQGNDDVKQTVPFDMIVLSIGIRPADPNFPRNFPAMWKNREGFIGSDDQDVAAGHPGIFVAGTAQGPKSITNCVSQAILAASQIKRYLDRTKRGEFK
- a CDS encoding hydrogenase iron-sulfur subunit; amino-acid sequence: MSQRVTESVFLRGEYKSREKASAKALILGGDEFGIRIAELLRRDGVPSTLLIPPGETIPKDSGIEIIQGSILSSSGFIGNFDVCIQESNDRYISRFWFIVAAQPAFRASKNHLFSLADSDKVWSLSAFRKHLDSGGKLPERKGPWLHVAFFFDLKVSSEISQSEELLSILDRLEMFDQVQSYVFVNNLKVSSEGLDAWYRDHRRRGVVFFKFDCDDPQISLRNKEPVIEFVEPLLKEEMELTPDLMVLDEILGPSPSIRPILEMIPSWLASVPYLQPESTRFNGVETQKAGVFAVGPARGVFDQRSLKADVDAVRVSILKALPELSSLIIKETAFVDRNKCTFCLTCVRLCPHGAIGFDVRPEVDPISCKSCGVCVVECPMAAIEMRPANAVMIEERKPAPLKLFVCSHSGLQAASKINSEFLTDVEIIPLPCAGSLSPIMMLGALQEGVKGIIVAGCFKGNCASIYGSALAESRVAQMVQTLQSVGMDKVKIEFVYLAGNTPDRIVEAITRMQK
- a CDS encoding 4Fe-4S dicluster domain-containing protein, which produces MSKINLNELDPEFKHHVAEQPGGEGLKACFACKACTAACPVQPLEKRYDPKKIIRMVLLGMKKEVLESDFIWLCSSCYNCQEVCPQNVRFTELIYAIKNLAAKEACVPPGLTAQRSFLKKHGRLYEVGEFENEKRLKFGLPVIAEHPEDFDALLPDQNSEQTNERNVTT